The following coding sequences are from one SAR86 cluster bacterium window:
- a CDS encoding 3-hydroxyacyl-CoA dehydrogenase has translation MNIENKVALITGGASGLGLATAKNLHAKGAKLVLLDLNEDNLKSAQEELKTNVTGVVTNVADEESVKNAIKSAIDEFGAIHILVNCAGIGSASKTVGRDGAHPLDIFKIVIDVNLVGTFNTLRLAAEEMGKNEPEADNECGVIINTASVAAFDGQIGQAAYSASKGGVTAMTLPIARDLARMGIRINTIAPGIFDTPLMAMASDEVRKPLIEMTQFPKRLGDPVEFALLTAQIIENPFLNGETIRLDGGIRMAPK, from the coding sequence TTGAATATAGAAAATAAAGTGGCACTCATTACCGGAGGTGCTTCCGGTTTAGGTTTAGCAACTGCTAAAAATTTACATGCAAAGGGAGCAAAACTAGTTTTATTGGATTTAAATGAAGACAATCTCAAGAGTGCACAAGAAGAATTAAAAACTAATGTCACAGGGGTGGTGACTAATGTAGCAGATGAAGAAAGCGTGAAAAACGCTATTAAAAGTGCAATCGACGAATTCGGCGCGATACATATTTTAGTTAATTGTGCGGGCATCGGTAGCGCCTCAAAAACAGTCGGCAGAGATGGTGCGCACCCTTTAGATATTTTTAAAATTGTTATAGACGTTAATCTGGTCGGTACTTTTAACACCCTTAGACTTGCAGCCGAAGAGATGGGCAAGAATGAACCAGAAGCCGACAACGAATGTGGAGTGATTATCAATACCGCATCGGTTGCTGCTTTTGATGGCCAAATTGGACAGGCTGCTTATAGCGCCAGTAAAGGCGGGGTGACAGCAATGACACTTCCAATTGCAAGAGACTTAGCAAGAATGGGAATTCGAATAAATACTATTGCTCCAGGAATATTTGACACACCTCTTATGGCGATGGCATCTGACGAAGTAAGAAAGCCGCTTATTGAGATGACTCAGTTTCCTAAGCGTTTAGGAGATCCTGTTGAATTTGCTCTCTTAACGGCTCAAATAATTGAGAATCCCTTTTTGAATGGAGAAACAATCCGTTTGGATGGAGGAATTAGAATGGCACCAAAATAA